DNA from Chaetodon trifascialis isolate fChaTrf1 chromosome 14, fChaTrf1.hap1, whole genome shotgun sequence:
GAGTAATGAACTATGGAAGTGAATAAATGCAGCGGAGTGAGAAGTACAATATTCCCCTCTGAGatgaagtataaagtagcatgaGTACAGTGTGAGTGCAGCAAGCAGACACATAATTCAGCTGGAGATTTCATTGTGGTTTATTTGCACTCAAATCATGTGATAAAGAGCTGCAAGACGAAATAAGACATAACAGGAACTCAATGTGAAGACACATTGTTCAGCACCAGTGTACGTTTGGGAGGGAGGAGACGCAACAGGATTCACTGGAGCTTCCGAAGATCAGAAGTGAAATCTGTCCgaaaaaaaattcaacttttACCGTAACACGATCTCCTGAACATAAGCAGGTCTAAACGTGGTGAGAAATCTTGTGTGCACCTCTGCTTTCACTGCAGTGTTGACAAAAATACGACAAAATTACAAAGACGGTTACTCACAGGAAAAATTCTGCAACTAAAAACGAACAATAGaaacagtagtagtagtgtcAGTGCTTTCCCGCAGCATGCCTTCCAGTTATGACGCTGAGCTCTCAGTGACACCCAGCACGAAGGCATGTGATCCCCTGAAGCGGTGGTCCGCTGTCTTCCATCGACTCTGTGAACGCTAAAGAGGACCAGTCCACCTTCCCTGTATGCTTCACAGTGGTGTGTTACAGTCAGAGGAGCATTTGAAACCCTGTCGTTTCAGACCAGAGCGCATCAAAGCTGCAAAAGCCTCCCGAAGAAACGACGGGGGTCGATGTCCTGACCTGTCCTGTGGGTGTCCTCAGGTGAGAAAAAGGCAAGTTTGGGTGAGACTTTTTGCTCTCTGTGTTAAACGGATGTGATCACAAAGGATGCTGCAACATTAGTGCTTCTTACAGTAGTTCTAGCTCTGCTAccatgcacacagcacacacagcatagGTTCATTCACATttggtgggtgggggtggaaCAGAAGTCTATTCTGCTATAAGGCTGTAAACATGACCTGAAATGCTAATCTGGCAATGATACTGAACAAACACCTCATTCTGATTCAGGAAATAATTCTAACACGCTTGCATCAacggaaaaaaaacacaaataatgatgaaatataaaaaataaataaaacagacgCATTTAAAAGGTTAGCTTCCTTTCTGATATTTCTCATCAATTGGTCAATTGCAACCGGATTTCTGTCGCGGCGACACCCTTGTAATTGCATTTCATTCACCACGGCTCGcagtaaaaagacatttgtGATATTTGTGACATTAAATCATGTAAAAAGGCATCTAAATAGAACATGATACAAGTGCAAAATCGTATTTTACAGTGAGGTAACACAATCGCATCATAAAAACCATGACTCACCTTCGTACTCCTAAAACTATGAGTAACATATTTCCCCTAACGTGATCCATCAGCCAAAGTAATTCACTTGTTTCATTTGCTGCTTATATTTGGTAACATTTGACTGAAATTTGGTAGCTACAACCACTTTGCAATACTTGACCCCATATTCCAATATTATTACGGCAACGTCACACTGTTTAACGTTTTACGCTCTATGTAACTGTGCTgagttcaaaataaaaaaacacgtCTTCATTACCCCTCACACACATTCTAAGCttccagaaagaaaaacatcttgCTTGGCCTCATGTTTCCCTCAGGTACCATTCTTCCGCTTCACGTGACGGCCGTCCCGCCGGTTACCAGATCCCGCTGGATCTCCCTCCAGGAGGAGCGAGGATCCTGGCCGAGGATCTCTTTGGAATGTTGTCGTCGATCTGGGCACCTGGAGGGGAGCGTGTGGAGAGTTCAGCAGTGAAACgcgaggagctgctgcttcCCAAGACTTTTTATGTGCAGCCAAATCACATTTCCTTGTGTTGTGAAGGGTTTTCTGAGCTGCTTGTTCTGCAGTTTTCCTCATGTCATGTCACATGCTGCTCAAACCACTTGTGGTTACTGGCAAGTATTTGGGtgtaaaacacagatttatGGCTTTGAATCTGTGTTTCCCGTGTCCCATAATTTCCTGTCAGCTCTGAACTGGCAAACCCTTGAATTAAGTCagaaaaatggtcaaaaatacTTTATATAGTGTACCAGGTAACCCCAGTGTCTGATTAGGTATAAATGTGACTGATATAAAGGACGATGTAAGCTTTAGGTGTCTTTGTTTCAGCCACACATTTCCAAATCTGTCTTATGAAAAGCTTCAAATATTGTGTAAACAAGTTCAATAATCAGCATTTCATCCTTGCCCAGGTCAAAAAGTGAAATACTTCAGTGTGTTAGAGTAGTATAAGTACGCtacaagtacacttttactttttgtgctaATTTGAAGTACGTTTGACTTAAACTTGTACAAAGTGTATTTCTAAATAGAGGGCATTAAGTTCTTcttaaatgtataaaaaatTAATATACAAATGCTGCAGTACTTATTTCAACATACTTATAAAACAAGTACTTTATTGTAAGTGCATTATAAATTGTACTTCAGTGTACAAAGTGCAGTAATTTACAAATACTTTTAACAGTAATAAAGTGTACTTGTTTCAAAGTCCTTTGCAGTACACTATTTGCATGCTTAATTAAAGTATACTttaattttacttcattttaaatatattataAGTGTATTTCTAACACACTGGTGATATAATGTAATTGTACTGCgggtgtgtttttaatgctcaCTAATTTTCACTTAAGTACACTTAAAGTTTGTAAaaactatttacacttcaagtccACTCAAGCATTACTCAAGTGGTAGTCAAGGAGTACTTTGAGTACATATAAGTATACTTAAGGAGACAAAAATTGCACAATGTGTACTTAGTGAAAAGTATAATTTAAGTATAATATTTTTTCTGCATAACTGATGCAGGCATCTACTGGGCCTACTGCAGACTGTATGGGGTCCACAGGAAGCACAGTGAcagatttctttaaaaatggtGCCCTCAtcaggcatgtgtgtgtctgactggtAGAAAAGGCAGAAAGTACAGCAGCCGTCCAGCTATGAGCGTATGAAAGAACACCTGAGCTTTCAGATGGAGAACAAAGCCGAACAAAAGACTCCTCCTCGCTGTCCTGGGATCATTATGTGAAAGAAAAGCGGAAACCTTGACTTTTATCTGAAAGGAGCTGTTGATTCTCACCAGACAGGCTGAAGCTGGACTCATGGAGGTCCCTCACGCCCCCGTGTCGGGTGCAGGGGCGCGTCGGGGTGTCCAGATCTGAAGCCCCGAAGTCCCTCTTTCCTGAGTTGGCCACGGCAACAACTTCACCGGTGTAGGGCTCCCGTTCGACCGCTTTCACAGCCTGGCACTGACAGgtcaacatgtcaacatgtcaacacacacacacacacacacacacacacacacacacacacacacacacacacacacacacacacacacgttacacATGCATATGAATACACTCCAGTTAGCGATCACGTTATGGCAAAAACACGTGTTTGAAATAGTTTTTTACTGACTGtagaggagaaaatgtgttgtGGTTTAACAGAAAGGAACTAGCGATGTAGCATTAGCAACAGCGGGGGTGGATACTACAATAACCTTTTCCAGTGATCAGCACCTCCCCAcagccctctgtgtgtgttacttttCTATTATATGAAGTCTGATGACAGCCAGAAAACATTTTATCTTGATGCTGACTCCAGATCAGACGGCTGTGTGATCAAATCACGTCAGGGTCAACAACATCTGTTTGTTCGTgaaagtcaaaaaaaaaagatgcgtCCAAGGATGGGGAAGAATTCATACAACAAGTACATGAAAGAAGTATCTTTGTACTTTTCCAGGACATATGCAGTTGATAGGGGGGGACAGTCCAaacaaggaaaggaaagcaaGAAGGAAAAGGAGTAAGGAAGGAAACAAAGGATGGAAGAAAGAAGATgagaaggaaacaaaagaagggaggaaagaaacaagggaatgaggaaatgaaacaaggaaagaaggaagatacaagggaaagaaggaaaaagggaACAAAActggaaggaaagaaggaaacaaaagaggaaggaaacaagCTCCTCTGTAGTTCTTGCCTTCCTGAAAGTACTCAAGTTTAGACCTTTAATGTCTGTTTGACCCTCAGTCACAGCATCAATATGACAGCAGTCGCAGTCGTAACTGTTGTACGATAAAAGCcagatttcagttttttaaCGAGCACACTTGTGTCGGATACCTTTTCCCTCTGAACCATCTTCTTGTAAAGGTAGTCTGGGAAGGTTCTCAGCGGGCAGAACTTTCCGGAGCCCTCGGCACACGTGAACATGCCATTTTCATAGACCAGGCGGCCACGGCTGATGGTGACCAGGGGGACGCCGTGACAGCGGAGACCTTCATACAGGTTCACGTCTCCACCCTGGACCTGGCTGTCCACAGAAATGGTCCTGCAAGACAGAGAcgcaaagaggagaaagacccAGCTCAATCAGACAGCCGGCTTCAGAGAGCGGAGATAAAAGCTGCAGCGAGACACGCCGATCGATGCATGGACGGATCGGGTTTCATACTTGGATCCCTCGGGGTCCCAGACCACCACATCAGCATCTGCTCCTGGGATGATCCGCCCTTTCCTGGGGTAGAGGTTGTAGATCTTGGCCGCGTTTGAGCTTGTGACTGCCACGAAGCAATTCTCATCCATCTTACCTCCAATCTGTGAATCACAATTAAAAACGCTTGTAATCTGAAGGACGGGCTTAAAATTTGTGCCTCTACCGTCTGTATTTTATTAATCCACCACAGCAGGACAGACGTCCTGCTGGCAGCTGAACAAAAGAGCGACACACACCACTCCTTTCTCCCAGATGACGCTCATGCGATCCTGGACGCCGGGGAGCCCCTGGGGGATCTTCGTGAAGTCATCCTTGCCCATGGCTCTCTGTTTGATGGTGAACGGACGGTGGTCGGACGCCACCACGTTCAGAGTGTCACTGCGGCGAGACGGAAGATCACGTTTATTACCGAAGCACTTAACATCCATTCACGCTTAATGTGAGATTTTAGATTTTCCTCACTTTCCCAGCAGGCTCATGAGGAAATTGGGGGTGCTGGGGTCCAGGCGGAGGGGGGGCACGGTGACGTGGGCGGCAGCGTGGGCCCAGTCCTGGTGATAGTACTGCATGCCGTTCAGCACAGCGTGGGCTGTGGTAGTTTCACCGTGGACCACCTTACCTGTGAGCAGACAGAACACGCCCCCGACCCATAAATCTTATTCTCCAGCCGAATGGGAACAGTTCGGTACAGATGCCAGCAcaaatcactgtttttattttttcagtgaaaattccatttttttttcacgtTCAGCTCTAATATGAATGCACACGGGTTGAAATGAAACCACGGCTGTCTGTAAAACACCAGAAAATGACTTTAACTTTGAATCTCGTGGTCCATTGCTGAACACCGTGAACACCGTGCCTCAGCTGATTTGGATTTCAGAGGTTATAAAGAACCAGATTTACTTTTCATCACAAACCTCTCCAGGTCAGTGGCTTTGATGCAGCTGCCGGCGTGTAACCACACCTCCTCAGGACTTCATAATTTAAAATGCACCTTTGCTTTGTGAGAATGgaaactgcagcagaaaccaGGCCTCACCCTGCATCTTGGCTGTAGCCACGACGTCTCCTGCAGCCATGCTGGACACGCTGACCAGATAGATCGGGCAGTGGGCctaacaggaaacacacacagtgcagtatGTGACATAGAAAGACTCATCTGGTCTTTTCTCTTAgatatctgtgtttgtgctgagagGTGTCGCTCACCCTGTTGCCGATGGTAATTGCCCTGTGGGTCGcctctgcctccagctgtgaagagacagaagactGTGAGGAATCGTGGTGAGATAGAGGCTGGAATCAGCTCATTACAGAGATAATATTAACACTCTAGACAAGAGTCTGGACATAATAAAAGTTTCATCTTGACAGGCAGCGCTGGATAATCTGACTCTCGTACCTCTTCAGGCCTGCTGATTTCAATCCCCTCTGGGCCACTGATGCCCAGGTCCAGTGCTTCTTTTGCACCCTGGCAAGAGGCAAGACGATGCGATGAATTATGCATAAAACAAATTAGTGCCAAATGCATTTGGGAAACAGACAAGTGAAAGGatccctcctcacctctgccACCAGCTCCCCGTTCTCAGCGTGGACTCTTGCTATAGCTCCGATGTCCTTACAGTGCTGCAGAGCCTGGAAGAGCTCGCTGTCCCTCAGCATGAACATGTCCTTGTAGGCCATGAACATCTGGAAGGAATTCACTCCGTGCTCTCTCACCAGCTTCTCCATCTCAGCTCGCACCTGCAGGAGGGGAAAGTTTAAAGGAGGTGTGGCATCTCTGAGTCTGAACCAGGTCTCCTTATAAAGAGAACAATCCAGGTCTCAATGCAAGAACACAGCacgtttttgtgcttttattttgcatcCATGTTGCTTTTTTGAGGTATATTTCTTTCATTGCTGCAACTGCAAGAGCTTCTTTCTTATGACGCCATTTTGAACCACTGTCTAACAAGCATGCAGCCAGAAATTCATCATAGAAACCcagagaaaatatttatttacaagCCTCAATAAccagtaatatcctttatccaatcacgtgttcacaaagtggtgaacttctcCATTAAAATACTCTAATTCTGGGAAAGACCAGGCTGATCATGCGCAGATGGAGGCACAGCGTCAGAGTACCTGGGGTCCCCACCAAGTAACTCCCACGTGCAGAGCGTAGTCACAGCACGTCTTGGAGTCCGCCGAACTGCGGCACTTCTCGTAGGCTTCCAGCAAAGACTCGTTCTTCTCTGGCAGAACGTGTCCGATCACCATCGTTGTTCCTCCGGCGAGAGCGGCCTAGAGGAAACGCAGATCATTAGCTCTGAGTTTGGCTGTAACTGagataaaatgtgcaaaattatTGTTCTGATTTGCGCTgatcattgtgtttttgcattggAATCTTGTGCATTAACTCTACTGTCTTGGTTTAATTGCCATTAAAGACTAAAATCAACTGGTTAATTGTAATAAACATTAAACTGAGGCATCAAGTGACGCTGAAGCAGAAGATATTGATTTATTAAGCCCATAAATACTGAAGCAATCTACTAATCCACACAGCTCCCGCTCCAAGCATAAAAGTAGAGGTTCAGTTGGCATTAATGGTTATCTTTATGGTTATTTGCATACAACTGGGGAAATATAAATCCTCCAGTAGTTAAAGCACAGGATTAAGTGGCCCTCACAGTATAATCACGAGGCATTTAAAGCAGTCATTTCTTTACGGTAACAGCACTTCTTAGTTTTCATCCTTCGAAAAACAGATTTAGATGttttaaacacacattacagtaaATCTTAATATCCACAACAAGTGAgcgcagtgtgtgttttgtgtatgaGTGCGTGCTTCAGCGAGCATCTGTCAGCTGACCCTAGAGAGTGGAGTAGTGAGAGggaggacgggggggggggcgtgGGTCTGAGAACCATTGTCTCCAAGCACAATGGTGCGAGTGAAAAGGCTTTGCAGCAGTCTTTGCAGCAGCCCCCCggtttccatggaaacaggTACGGATCTGCATTTGTCTGGACTCATTCTGGAGCACGGCAGTGGCGGCGGAGCGGGCGGGGAGGGGCGAGGAGAGAGTGATGAGGGGCGAGGACGGAGAACAGCGGAGAACAGTGTCTGACACCAGCAGCCACCAGAGCCAGAGTCCGTCTGAAACGGCCCGGCGCCCGTCACCCCTCAGCCTCCATCATCTCGAAGCGCCACAGAGCGATGAGTCATCATGGTTTCCCCCCGAGTGAGCGGGGTATCCCAGTCTCACCAGCGGCCGCGATGACTCCGTTCCACGCTTTCTGGCCGCCTCGCCGGCAGCAGAGTGCcaaattatttttgtgtgtgtgaccttctGAAACTcccagaaataaaaacacaccaaactGCCAAGTAAGGCAGCAACTTACAACAAAACGCATTATCTACAAacctgctgattattttcttgaatgAGCAAGTCATCATTTTGTCTGGAAAGATGCTGTTTTAGCTCGCAGCTCCTTCACATATTTGAACACATCTTTGTTattttatgtgcatgtttttcagtgattatcctccttctgtctgtctgtctgtctgtctgtctgtctgtctgtctggccgTTTTGAGGCAGGATTTGGTGAAATCTGGCGCTCCGAGTAGCATCCAAGAGTCCAAGCCTTGAAATGTCTTGTTTGACCGACCAGCAGttcaaaactcaaagatattcagtttacaatcacagaaaaggcagaaaatctccatatttgagaagctgaaaccagagaatTTTTGCTCCTTTTGTTTAAATATGACCCAAATGATGATTAAAATAGGGTGTAATTATTTGTCTGTCCATTTCCTCATTGACCGTACGTGCAAGCAATACATAATCATTAGTGTTTAAGCCGTCACCGTCATCTGCCAAGTTTAAATAACTTCTAACATGCCGTTTGCCTTCTATTTTAATGCTTCACAGTGTTATTTTACTATTGCAGCTTTAGCTTTTAAGTTCTAATTCCATCATTACTTAGTGAGAGAAGCTGTGTCTAAAATAACCAACATATTTGATGCCAAAATTTTAAGAAAGCTGTCTCATGAATTAAAGAAGTGCTGGTGACATCTTGGCTGAAATTAGCATCAGTGGAAAGCTTTCATGGATCTCTAtctgacagaaaaaagacattcCTGATCAGAAGCAAAGCCAAAGTGACGGGGATGTCCAAGAGAGTTCAGATAAATTTAGCACTCGGTAGTTTGAGCTTCTGAATCTAAATCTGCAGAAACAAGCTTCTTATTTCATGCTTTGGCGTGAAGTTTCGCTTTCCTCTACAGTTAGGACAATGGCCGCCGCCTTGCTTCCGCTCCAAACCCTCGGACGTTACCTTGGTGCCGCTGTAGTAGTCGTCTGCCGTGACGGCGTTCATGAAGGCCTCCTCCAGGTGGACGCTGGTGTCGATGCCGCCGGGCAGGACCAGTTTTCCCGAGGCGTCGATCACTT
Protein-coding regions in this window:
- the LOC139341962 gene encoding dihydropyrimidinase-related protein 5-like isoform X3; the encoded protein is MSSSSAMVRILIKGGKVVNDDCTQEADVYIENGIIQQVGKELMIPGGAKVIDASGKLVLPGGIDTSVHLEEAFMNAVTADDYYSGTKAALAGGTTMVIGHVLPEKNESLLEAYEKCRSSADSKTCCDYALHVGVTWWGPQVRAEMEKLVREHGVNSFQMFMAYKDMFMLRDSELFQALQHCKDIGAIARVHAENGELVAEGAKEALDLGISGPEGIEISRPEELEAEATHRAITIGNRAHCPIYLVSVSSMAAGDVVATAKMQGKVVHGETTTAHAVLNGMQYYHQDWAHAAAHVTVPPLRLDPSTPNFLMSLLGNDTLNVVASDHRPFTIKQRAMGKDDFTKIPQGLPGVQDRMSVIWEKGVIGGKMDENCFVAVTSSNAAKIYNLYPRKGRIIPGADADVVVWDPEGSKTISVDSQVQGGDVNLYEGLRCHGVPLVTISRGRLVYENGMFTCAEGSGKFCPLRTFPDYLYKKMVQREKCQAVKAVEREPYTGEVVAVANSGKRDFGASDLDTPTRPCTRHGGVRDLHESSFSLSGAQIDDNIPKRSSARILAPPGGRSSGIW
- the LOC139341962 gene encoding dihydropyrimidinase-related protein 5-like isoform X2; this encodes MRAIAMSSSSAMVRILIKGGKVVNDDCTQEADVYIENGIIQQVGKELMIPGGAKVIDASGKLVLPGGIDTSVHLEEAFMNAVTADDYYSGTKAALAGGTTMVIGHVLPEKNESLLEAYEKCRSSADSKTCCDYALHVGVTWWGPQVRAEMEKLVREHGVNSFQMFMAYKDMFMLRDSELFQALQHCKDIGAIARVHAENGELVAEGAKEALDLGISGPEGIEISRPEELEAEATHRAITIGNRAHCPIYLVSVSSMAAGDVVATAKMQGKVVHGETTTAHAVLNGMQYYHQDWAHAAAHVTVPPLRLDPSTPNFLMSLLGNDTLNVVASDHRPFTIKQRAMGKDDFTKIPQGLPGVQDRMSVIWEKGVIGGKMDENCFVAVTSSNAAKIYNLYPRKGRIIPGADADVVVWDPEGSKTISVDSQVQGGDVNLYEGLRCHGVPLVTISRGRLVYENGMFTCAEGSGKFCPLRTFPDYLYKKMVQREKCQAVKAVEREPYTGEVVAVANSGKRDFGASDLDTPTRPCTRHGGVRDLHESSFSLSGAQIDDNIPKRSSARILAPPGGRSSGIW
- the LOC139341962 gene encoding dihydropyrimidinase-related protein 5-like isoform X1, which encodes MRHCKIAIAMSSSSAMVRILIKGGKVVNDDCTQEADVYIENGIIQQVGKELMIPGGAKVIDASGKLVLPGGIDTSVHLEEAFMNAVTADDYYSGTKAALAGGTTMVIGHVLPEKNESLLEAYEKCRSSADSKTCCDYALHVGVTWWGPQVRAEMEKLVREHGVNSFQMFMAYKDMFMLRDSELFQALQHCKDIGAIARVHAENGELVAEGAKEALDLGISGPEGIEISRPEELEAEATHRAITIGNRAHCPIYLVSVSSMAAGDVVATAKMQGKVVHGETTTAHAVLNGMQYYHQDWAHAAAHVTVPPLRLDPSTPNFLMSLLGNDTLNVVASDHRPFTIKQRAMGKDDFTKIPQGLPGVQDRMSVIWEKGVIGGKMDENCFVAVTSSNAAKIYNLYPRKGRIIPGADADVVVWDPEGSKTISVDSQVQGGDVNLYEGLRCHGVPLVTISRGRLVYENGMFTCAEGSGKFCPLRTFPDYLYKKMVQREKCQAVKAVEREPYTGEVVAVANSGKRDFGASDLDTPTRPCTRHGGVRDLHESSFSLSGAQIDDNIPKRSSARILAPPGGRSSGIW